Within the Leptogranulimonas caecicola genome, the region CCAGGCAACAGGGCGCCTAGGCGCTCGCGCATCTCGGCCGCAGCCTTGTTGGTGAAGGTGATGGCCAGAATCTGCCAAGGGCGGTAGCCCAAGTCGCCAATCATGTGCGCGATGCGGTAGGTGAGCACCCGAGTCTTGCCCGAGCCCGCCCCCGCCAGCACCAGCAGCGGCCCTTCGCAATCCAGCACGGCCTCGCGCTGGGCGTCATTGAGCGAGTCGATATCAACCACGCTGTCTGCCATGAAGGGGTCCTCCTTGCGATGCTGCGGGCAAAACGGCCTTCTAGTCTAGCGCAGGTCTGGCCGCTCCTCGAAAAGCTCTGTGAGCAACCGAGCGCTCTCTGCCGCATCCTTGGCATAGGCGTCTGCCCCTACCATCTGGGCATACTCCGGGTTCAAGACCGCTCCGCCCACAAAGACATAGGTATTTGGGGCTTTTTCGCGCAGCAGGTCGATGGTCTCGCCCATGGCTTTGACCGTGGTGGTCATCAATGCCGACAAACCCACCACATGGGCCCCGGTGTCTTCCACCGCGTGAAGCACCGCCTCAGGGGCCACGTCGCGACCCAGGTCGATGACGGTGAATCCGTAGTTTTCCAGAAGCATCTTGACGATGTTCTTGCCAATGTCATGGATGTCCCCCTTGACCGTGGCTAGGATGACGCGTCCCTTGGAAGCGGCAGCCTCGCCCTTGGGCATAGCCGCCTTGATGACGTCGAAGCCGGCGCCCGCCGCCTCTGCCGAGGCCATGAGCTGCGGCAAGAACATGGCGCCAGACTCAAAGCGGGCGCCTACCTCGTCCAATGCGGCAATGAGCACGGAGTCGATGACCTCCAGCGGATCTTGGGTCTCCAAAAGCTGCGAGACCAGCGCGGGGATAGGGCCCTTGCGGCCTTTCAAGATGAGGTCGTAGGCCTGCTGGGCCGGCGTGGCAGCCGCGGCGCCCTCTGGGACCTCCCCGGCAGCTCCAACACCGGAGGTGCGGGTTTCTCGGTAGCTGGGGGCGGCATCGGTGCGGCCTGCATAGCGGTCTACATAAGAGGCGGCGCCTGCGTCTTGGCCATCCAGCAGATAGTGGACGGCCAGGACGTCTGCCAAGCGGGGGTCCAGCGGGTTCACGATGGGCAGGGTGAGGCCGGCGCCTAGGGCCTCGGCCAGGAAGGTGGCGTTTACCAGCGGGCGCAGCGGTAGGCCGAAGGAGATGTTGGAGACGCCCAGCATGGTTTGGACCGGCAGCTCCTGGCGCACCTGCTTGAGGGCTTTAAGGATCTGGGCGGGCGCCTCCTGGTTGGTGGATGCGGCCATGGCCAAGCAGTCGATGGCGATGTCATGAGGCGCTATGCCTGCCGCTTGCGCGTGTTCCACCAGGCGGTGGGCGATGGCGACGCGCTCGCTGGCGGTTTGAGGTATTCCGGACTCGTCCAGCGTGAGGCCTACCAGCGCTGCGCCGTATTTGTGAGCAATGGGCAGGATGGCTGCCAGGCTCTCGACCGATCCGTTCACAGAATTGATGAGCGGCTTTCCAGCGTAGTGGCGGCAAGCCTCGATAAGGGCGGCAGGGTCGGTGGAATCCAGCTGCAGCGGCAGATCGCAGACCGCCTGGATCTGGGTGACGGCAGTGGCCAAACAGGCAGGCTCGTCGATCTCCGGCAGGCCCACGTTGACGTCCAAAATAGCGGCTCCGGCGTCCTCTTGGTCCAGCGCCTCGCTCACCAGATAGTCGAAATCCCCTGTGCGCAGGGCCTTCTTGAGGCGCTTTTTGCCCGTGGGGTTGATGCGCTCGCCCACGGGCGCCACCGCATGCCCCGCAGCCAGCAAGCGCACCACTCGCTGGCTGCTCGCCACGGTAAAGGCGGGCTCTACCTGGCGCTGGGGCAGCTGGGAGCGGTCCAGCAGGGTGCATAGGGCGGCGATATGGGCGTCCGTGGTGCCGCAGCAGCCGCCCACCAGGGTGACGCCGGCGGCAATAAGATCCTGCGCTGCAGCCACGTAAGGCTCTGGACCCAGATCGTAAACCGAGGCGTCGCCCTCCATGCGCGGCAGGCCGGCGTTGGCCTGGCACACCAGAGGTACCTCTACCAGGGGAGCCATGGCGCCGATGAGGGGCACCAGCTTGTCGGGGCCCAGCGAGCAGTTGACGCCCACGGCCGAGGCCCCCGCCGCCGCCAACGTCACCGCGCAGGCCTCAGGCGAGGCGCCCAGGAAGGTGAGACCGTCCTCCCCAAAGGTCATGGTACACACAATGGGGATGTCTACCTGCTCCTTTATGGCGATGAGAGCGGTTTTAGCCTCCAGCAGGTCACCCATGGTCTCGATGATCACCAGGTCGGCATCGGTGGCAGCAATGGCTTCGCCCTGCTCGCGATAGAGCGCCTCGCACTCATCCACGCTCATGGGTCCCAGCGGCTCCAGGAGGGCGCCCGTGGGCCCCACATCTGCCGCCACATAGCGGGCCCCCGCCTCTCGCGCCAGCTGCACTGCCCGCCCATAGACCTCCGCCACGGTAGCCTTGCCCGCCAGTTTGCGGGCGTTGGCCCCAAAGGTGCAGGTAGTGATCACGTCTGCACCGGCTTCCACATAGGCCTCATGGACGCCTGCCACCAGCTCAGGATCCTCGAAGAGCAGCAACTCCGGAATAGCTCCCGGTTGCATGCCCCGCGCCTGCAGCATGGACCCCAGGGCCCCGTCCAGCAGCAAGAATGACTGGCCTGCCAGCGCCCGACCCAGCAAATCCTGGGAACCAGAAGCGGCGTCCGGCCCTTGGCGGACGGGTTTCTCGGCAGCGGAGGGGGCCTGCGGCACATGCATCATAAGTTGTCCGTTTCTTTGAGGCCTATGAGGGCAGTGACGGATTTTTGCGGCACCATCCAGAGCTGGGGCGTGAGGGTGATGCCCAGAGTGTTCTGCGCGTCCAGGGCATCTAGAAGGGCCGGCTGGACCGAGAGTGGCAAGTCGCCGTAGCCGGGGCTGTAGCGTTTGGTGGCCGAGAAGCCCTGCCCTCGCGACCAGGCGTCGATTTGGGCATTGGCGGCATCGGCGGCGCGTTCCACGATCTCGACGGCGCAGGCGTTGTAGATAAGGCTTTGAGTGGGATGCTTCTCGTGGGTGCGCTGCCAGGCGAGATCGGGGCCGGGACCGCAGGTGACCGCCATGAGGACGATGGCAGAAGCCCCCTGAAGCAGCACCTCCATAGAGAGGCCGTCGAGCACCAGCGAGGTGCCTTCCACCAGAAAGCGAGTGCCCGTAGTGCTGCCGCTGCAGGCGATGCCGTCTTCTTGGCGCAGCGGGAAGACGCGCCAGACCCAGCGGGGACGAATGGCGGCGGCTGCCCGAGCGCAGGTGGCCTCGAGGATGGCCTTAAGCTCGGGGTCTATGGCTTGGGACTTGTGGCCCAGATAGCGCAATACCTCCGAGAGGCGGGGCTCTTGGGCGCCCGCGCCCTGGCGAAGCGGCGTCAAGGGTGGAGCGGCGGCCATTAGAGCACCTCGCGGATGGCAGCCACGGCCGCAGCGGCTACCTGCGGGCGGTTCATGGTATAGATGTGCAGTCCGTCTACCCCATGGGTCGCCAGGTCTTGAAGCTGGGCGCAGGCATACTCGATGCCTGCGGCGCGAAGGGACTCCGGATCGTCCTCGTAGCGGGCCAAAAGCTTGACCACCGCTGACGGCAGGCTGGCGCCGCACATGAAGATCATGCGGCTTACCTGGGACTTTGAGAGAAACGGCATGACGCCGAAGGTGATGGGCACGGTGATGCCCGCCTTATGGCAGCGCTCGCGAAAGCGGTAGGCCAGCTGGTTGTCGAAGAAGAGCTGAGTCACCAAGAACGAAGCTCCTGCGTCCTGCTTACCGCGCAGGTAGGCCACGTCGATGTCTGGGTCCAAGCAGGAGATGTGGCCCTCGGGGTAGGCGGCAGCTCCTACGCAAAAACCGTCCTCTACCAGCTGAGGGATCATGTCGCTGGCATATTCGAAGTCGCCGGGAGCGGCCTCAGGATTGGGGTCGCCGCGCAGCGCCAGAACATTTTTGATGCCCGCCTCTTTGAGGTGGGCGCTTTTCTTGGCAAGGCTTTGGCGAGTGAGCCCCTGGCAGGTAAGGTGGGCCACTGTGGACACGTCATAGTCGCGCTGGATGAGCCGAGCCACCTCCAGGGTGCGCGAGGAGTTGCCAGAGCCTCCGGCCGAGTAGGTCACAGAGATAAACGCCGGGTCCAGCGGCGCCAGCTGCGAGGCTACCTGTTGGGCTTCTTCCTGGGACAAGTCACCTTTAGGAGGAAAAATCTCAAAGGAGACGGGCAGCTTTTGGGTGGCGAAGATCTGGGAGACGGTTTTTGTGGCCATGGGTCCTCCAGGGCGTCCGGCGTTTTGAACCCATGCTAGCCCCAAGGCGCCTTGAGGTCCCTTTAGCGCACCAGAACGAAATAAAGAATTACTAGAATGCCCAGGGCGATGCGGTACCAGCCAAAGACCTTGAAGTCGTGGCGGCGCACGAAGTCCATGAGGAAGCGGATGGCCGCAACGGAGACCAGGAAGGCCACGATGCAGCCCACGGCGAGGATGGAGCCCTCGACAGCGGTAAGGGCGTTGCCTGCGATAAAGAACTTCACCAAACGCAGGGCCGAGGCGCCAAACATCACGGGAATGGCCAGGTAGAAGGTGAACTCGGCGGCTACGGTGCGGGTGCAGCCCAAAAGCAGGCCGCCAATGATGGTGGAGCCGGAGCGCGAGGTGCCCGGCACCAGCGACAGGATCTGGAAGCAGCCGATGCCCACGGCGCGGCCCAAGGTGAGCTGGGAGATGTCTTGGACGGGCTGGTCGACGTCTGCCAGCTCGGCTTTGGTGGTGCGAGGCAGGACAGCCTCCTCCACCTGCTTGAAGTGTTTGGGCTGAGGCGCCGCTGCCAGCTCTGCCTCACGGGCCATGGCACGGCTCTCGCGCACCTGCTCGATGACGATGAAGATGACGCCGTAGACAATGAGGGCGGCCGCGATGACGAAGGGGCT harbors:
- a CDS encoding undecaprenyl-diphosphate phosphatase; the protein is MEIVELLKAALFGLVEGITEWLPISSTGHMLLLDQFVSLDVSEDFWNMFLVVIQLGAILAVCVLFFRSLNPFAPSKTPEERRGTWSLWGKIVLACIPAAAVGIPLDDWMEEHLSSPFVIAAALIVYGVIFIVIEQVRESRAMAREAELAAAPQPKHFKQVEEAVLPRTTKAELADVDQPVQDISQLTLGRAVGIGCFQILSLVPGTSRSGSTIIGGLLLGCTRTVAAEFTFYLAIPVMFGASALRLVKFFIAGNALTAVEGSILAVGCIVAFLVSVAAIRFLMDFVRRHDFKVFGWYRIALGILVILYFVLVR
- a CDS encoding homocysteine S-methyltransferase family protein — translated: MMHVPQAPSAAEKPVRQGPDAASGSQDLLGRALAGQSFLLLDGALGSMLQARGMQPGAIPELLLFEDPELVAGVHEAYVEAGADVITTCTFGANARKLAGKATVAEVYGRAVQLAREAGARYVAADVGPTGALLEPLGPMSVDECEALYREQGEAIAATDADLVIIETMGDLLEAKTALIAIKEQVDIPIVCTMTFGEDGLTFLGASPEACAVTLAAAGASAVGVNCSLGPDKLVPLIGAMAPLVEVPLVCQANAGLPRMEGDASVYDLGPEPYVAAAQDLIAAGVTLVGGCCGTTDAHIAALCTLLDRSQLPQRQVEPAFTVASSQRVVRLLAAGHAVAPVGERINPTGKKRLKKALRTGDFDYLVSEALDQEDAGAAILDVNVGLPEIDEPACLATAVTQIQAVCDLPLQLDSTDPAALIEACRHYAGKPLINSVNGSVESLAAILPIAHKYGAALVGLTLDESGIPQTASERVAIAHRLVEHAQAAGIAPHDIAIDCLAMAASTNQEAPAQILKALKQVRQELPVQTMLGVSNISFGLPLRPLVNATFLAEALGAGLTLPIVNPLDPRLADVLAVHYLLDGQDAGAASYVDRYAGRTDAAPSYRETRTSGVGAAGEVPEGAAAATPAQQAYDLILKGRKGPIPALVSQLLETQDPLEVIDSVLIAALDEVGARFESGAMFLPQLMASAEAAGAGFDVIKAAMPKGEAAASKGRVILATVKGDIHDIGKNIVKMLLENYGFTVIDLGRDVAPEAVLHAVEDTGAHVVGLSALMTTTVKAMGETIDLLREKAPNTYVFVGGAVLNPEYAQMVGADAYAKDAAESARLLTELFEERPDLR
- a CDS encoding methylenetetrahydrofolate reductase, translated to MATKTVSQIFATQKLPVSFEIFPPKGDLSQEEAQQVASQLAPLDPAFISVTYSAGGSGNSSRTLEVARLIQRDYDVSTVAHLTCQGLTRQSLAKKSAHLKEAGIKNVLALRGDPNPEAAPGDFEYASDMIPQLVEDGFCVGAAAYPEGHISCLDPDIDVAYLRGKQDAGASFLVTQLFFDNQLAYRFRERCHKAGITVPITFGVMPFLSKSQVSRMIFMCGASLPSAVVKLLARYEDDPESLRAAGIEYACAQLQDLATHGVDGLHIYTMNRPQVAAAAVAAIREVL
- a CDS encoding vitamin B12 dependent-methionine synthase activation domain-containing protein, producing MAAAPPLTPLRQGAGAQEPRLSEVLRYLGHKSQAIDPELKAILEATCARAAAAIRPRWVWRVFPLRQEDGIACSGSTTGTRFLVEGTSLVLDGLSMEVLLQGASAIVLMAVTCGPGPDLAWQRTHEKHPTQSLIYNACAVEIVERAADAANAQIDAWSRGQGFSATKRYSPGYGDLPLSVQPALLDALDAQNTLGITLTPQLWMVPQKSVTALIGLKETDNL